A part of Myxococcus landrumus genomic DNA contains:
- a CDS encoding PTS sugar transporter subunit IIA, giving the protein MVGLVVASHGRLAEELVSTAEQIVGKLPAVATCNIEPGTPVEDLRAKMKQAVSRVDAGDGVIILADLFGGTPCKESLMMCQRMNLEVLAGVNLPMLLKANSLRSEQLTLAEMANQLASYGQRNITCASALLREAQQQPRT; this is encoded by the coding sequence ATGGTCGGCCTCGTCGTCGCATCGCACGGGCGTTTGGCGGAGGAGCTGGTCTCCACCGCGGAACAGATCGTGGGGAAGCTCCCCGCGGTGGCAACCTGCAACATCGAGCCGGGGACTCCTGTCGAGGACCTCCGCGCGAAGATGAAGCAGGCGGTGTCGCGCGTGGACGCCGGAGACGGTGTCATCATCCTCGCGGACCTGTTCGGCGGAACGCCCTGTAAGGAATCGCTGATGATGTGTCAGCGCATGAACCTGGAGGTCCTGGCGGGCGTCAACCTGCCCATGCTCCTCAAGGCCAACTCGCTGCGCTCCGAGCAGCTCACCCTCGCCGAGATGGCCAACCAGTTGGCGTCCTATGGTCAGCGCAACATCACCTGTGCATCCGCCCTGCTTCGCGAGGCCCAGCAGCAGCCGCGAACTTGA
- a CDS encoding PTS system mannose/fructose/N-acetylgalactosamine-transporter subunit IIB — protein sequence MISLVRVDNRLIHGQVVEAWLPFLKVSRVVVADDEAASSPLIRAAMALAVQSAIEVQILPLSQVDFAALSKDGVRTLVLLRDVASVPFAYAHGLTLGELNLGNVHFGTGRRQVSPSVFLAEAELRTLQQMAEQGVRVEARAVPSEKPVELSDLSERWAKAG from the coding sequence GTGATCTCCCTGGTCCGCGTCGACAACCGCCTCATCCACGGTCAGGTCGTCGAGGCCTGGTTGCCCTTCCTCAAGGTCTCCCGCGTCGTGGTCGCGGATGACGAGGCGGCCTCCAGCCCGCTCATCCGTGCCGCCATGGCGCTCGCGGTGCAGAGCGCCATCGAGGTCCAGATTCTTCCGTTGTCCCAGGTGGACTTCGCGGCCCTGTCCAAGGACGGGGTGCGCACGCTGGTGCTCCTGCGGGACGTGGCGTCCGTGCCCTTCGCGTACGCGCACGGCCTGACCCTGGGCGAGCTCAACCTGGGCAACGTGCACTTCGGCACGGGCCGCCGGCAGGTGTCTCCGTCCGTCTTCCTGGCGGAGGCGGAGCTGCGCACGCTCCAGCAGATGGCGGAGCAGGGCGTGCGCGTGGAGGCGCGGGCCGTGCCGTCGGAGAAGCCGGTGGAGCTGTCGGACCTCTCGGAGCGGTGGGCGAAGGCCGGGTGA